One genomic window of Halorhabdus sp. CBA1104 includes the following:
- the sufD gene encoding Fe-S cluster assembly protein SufD yields MSTQVHATVTEADVEQISAELGEPDWLTETRLEAFEALEDLPMPSVIRTPGRDWTNLDALDYEALVDPLEWAEEKDRVEAEGVEVLSWAEALEDHGDLIEEHFGNVVDPQRDYLTALSTALFSAGTVVYVPEGVDAEDVKIRTTMHSRSLFNYTLVVAEESSSVTILERQRTGEHVEGDQYYSGVVEVTAGENATVQYGALQNLAEDTYNFSVKRGHADTYGTINWIEGNLGSRLTKTSVETRLLGDSSESKIVGAFFGHGDQHFDLASRVWHEAEHTTADLVTRGVLDDTARSVYEGVQDVGEDAWDTNSYQRENTLLLSDDSEADASPKLIINNHDTEASHSATVGQVDQEDLFYMTSRGVDEERATNMLVEGFFVPVLEEVEVDELREDLDALVLERLDA; encoded by the coding sequence ATGAGCACGCAGGTACACGCAACCGTCACCGAAGCGGACGTCGAGCAGATCTCCGCGGAGCTGGGCGAACCGGACTGGCTGACAGAGACACGCCTCGAAGCCTTCGAGGCACTCGAAGACCTGCCGATGCCGTCGGTCATCCGTACGCCCGGCCGCGACTGGACGAACCTCGATGCACTGGACTACGAGGCACTCGTCGACCCCCTGGAGTGGGCCGAAGAGAAAGACCGCGTCGAAGCCGAAGGCGTCGAAGTGCTCTCTTGGGCAGAAGCCTTAGAAGACCACGGCGACCTCATCGAGGAGCACTTCGGGAACGTCGTCGATCCCCAGCGGGACTATCTGACGGCGCTGTCGACGGCACTGTTCAGTGCCGGGACAGTCGTCTACGTTCCCGAGGGCGTCGACGCCGAGGACGTCAAGATCCGAACGACGATGCACTCTCGGTCGCTGTTCAACTACACCCTGGTCGTCGCCGAGGAGTCGTCGTCGGTGACGATCCTGGAACGCCAGCGCACGGGCGAACACGTCGAAGGCGATCAGTACTATTCGGGCGTCGTCGAAGTCACTGCCGGCGAGAACGCCACCGTCCAGTACGGGGCGTTACAGAACCTCGCCGAGGACACGTACAACTTCTCGGTCAAGCGTGGCCACGCCGATACCTACGGCACGATCAACTGGATCGAAGGGAATCTCGGTTCGCGACTCACGAAGACCAGCGTCGAGACTCGCTTGCTCGGCGACAGCTCGGAGTCGAAGATCGTCGGGGCCTTCTTCGGTCACGGCGACCAGCACTTCGATCTTGCCTCCCGCGTCTGGCACGAGGCCGAACACACGACGGCCGATCTCGTCACGCGAGGCGTCCTCGATGACACCGCTCGGTCGGTCTACGAGGGTGTCCAAGACGTCGGCGAGGATGCGTGGGATACCAACTCCTACCAGCGGGAAAACACACTACTGTTGAGCGACGACAGTGAGGCCGACGCCTCGCCGAAGCTGATCATCAACAACCACGACACCGAAGCCAGCCACTCCGCGACGGTCGGACAGGTCGATCAGGAAGACCTGTTCTACATGACCTCCCGTGGCGTCGACGAAGAGCGAGCGACGAACATGCTCGTCGAGGGCTTCTTCGTGCCGGTATTAGAAGAAGTCGAAGTCGACGAACTTCGTGAGGACCTGGATGCGCTGGTCCTCGAACGCCTGGACGCGTAA
- a CDS encoding ferritin-like domain-containing protein, protein MSLREPIASDHQLARLLQIGVVLQEVIEARSSKHIESNDDLDGELHGLLEDAIEQANAHRQRLETLIGDLDADSVAYEDIEPLVEAQYQADQDFDDIVYDQLCNAETAYKFFDDLLDALAESEATVGIDSDDLGRTLEDLREAEARGVEAVTDVMEERA, encoded by the coding sequence GTGAGCCTCAGAGAGCCCATCGCCTCGGACCACCAGCTCGCTCGCCTCTTACAGATCGGCGTCGTCTTACAGGAAGTCATCGAAGCCAGGTCGAGCAAGCATATCGAGTCGAACGACGACCTCGATGGAGAACTGCACGGGCTCCTCGAAGACGCGATCGAGCAGGCGAATGCCCATCGGCAACGCTTGGAGACACTGATCGGCGATCTCGACGCAGACAGTGTGGCTTACGAGGACATCGAACCACTGGTCGAAGCCCAGTATCAGGCCGACCAAGACTTCGACGATATCGTGTACGACCAGCTCTGTAACGCCGAAACGGCCTACAAGTTCTTCGACGACCTCCTCGATGCACTCGCCGAAAGCGAGGCGACCGTTGGGATCGATAGCGACGACCTGGGACGGACGCTCGAGGACCTACGCGAGGCCGAAGCCCGGGGCGTCGAGGCAGTAACGGACGTCATGGAGGAACGAGCATGA
- a CDS encoding metal-dependent transcriptional regulator, producing MNTADQYLKAIYLVQQQTDEPASTGRIADRLGVSPASANEMVGKLEDRGLADHEKYNGVTLTDEGIIQARDALETYCIIERFLFQVLEVEEFRTEARQLESVIDETVAERLDTIVERKSECPDCFDAENDVCECLDVATGASD from the coding sequence GTGAACACTGCAGACCAATATCTCAAGGCCATCTACCTCGTCCAACAACAGACAGACGAACCGGCCTCGACCGGCCGGATCGCGGATCGACTGGGTGTGAGTCCAGCCAGCGCCAACGAAATGGTCGGCAAACTCGAGGACCGCGGGCTGGCCGATCACGAGAAGTACAACGGCGTAACGTTGACTGACGAGGGCATCATCCAGGCCAGAGACGCGCTCGAGACGTATTGTATCATCGAACGGTTCCTCTTTCAGGTTCTCGAAGTCGAAGAATTCCGGACCGAAGCCCGGCAACTAGAGAGCGTCATCGACGAGACGGTCGCCGAACGCCTCGATACGATCGTCGAACGCAAATCGGAGTGTCCGGACTGCTTCGACGCCGAAAACGACGTCTGTGAGTGCTTGGACGTCGCGACGGGAGCCTCAGATTGA
- a CDS encoding N-acetyltransferase, giving the protein MSVTVESTCVERGDDDFVEAAWQLKERIREADGVLRQRRRFFENAYRRSTVYVYYDGGRRSTLLGFAAVRRDGYMLFLAVDPDYRGQGLGQRLVARVVEDYRNVSCHARTTNREAMQFYQHIGFEIVRRIDGYYEDGGDAYYLKLGDDESIFDRLQSLLRR; this is encoded by the coding sequence GTGAGCGTCACCGTCGAGTCAACGTGCGTCGAACGTGGCGACGACGATTTCGTCGAGGCCGCGTGGCAGCTCAAAGAACGCATCCGTGAGGCAGATGGCGTTCTCCGCCAGCGACGTCGATTCTTCGAAAACGCCTATCGCCGATCGACCGTTTACGTCTACTATGATGGCGGGCGGCGCTCGACGCTGCTCGGATTCGCGGCGGTCCGTCGAGACGGCTACATGCTCTTTTTGGCAGTCGATCCGGACTACCGTGGCCAGGGCCTCGGGCAGCGCCTCGTCGCCCGGGTCGTCGAAGACTACCGGAACGTCTCCTGTCACGCCCGGACGACCAACCGCGAAGCGATGCAGTTCTACCAGCACATCGGTTTCGAAATCGTCCGTCGCATCGACGGCTATTACGAGGACGGTGGCGACGCTTACTACCTCAAACTCGGCGACGACGAGAGTATCTTCGATCGACTCCAGTCGCTGCTTCGCCGATAA
- a CDS encoding DUF502 domain-containing protein, which yields MSLSDRSRDRATELRERIKQSLFTGLTITVPLLITLVVLSLVAGFVFGQLDPLVGVLEDIAGEENGTPRILLELLAIVLILFVIFLIGFAAESRQGDGHLEARFDRAMGNIPGVGTVYRTFDEMSEMVMDADTASFKEVKLVEFPTPNSYALGFVTAETPTRFEERIDDGEMLTLYVPMSPNPVMGGYVIYVPKDRCVDVDMSVEAGIKSIMTSGVSIGEGTTAEEIETVLPDAEDFPVDLPMTDEDDDSTTGDSQ from the coding sequence ATGTCGTTGTCCGATCGATCCCGGGATCGCGCCACCGAGCTGCGCGAGCGCATCAAACAGTCGCTGTTTACCGGACTTACGATCACTGTGCCGCTGTTGATCACGCTGGTCGTGCTCAGTCTCGTCGCCGGGTTCGTCTTCGGCCAACTGGATCCACTGGTCGGGGTGCTCGAAGACATCGCGGGCGAAGAGAACGGAACGCCCCGGATCCTCCTGGAGCTACTGGCGATCGTCCTCATCTTATTCGTGATCTTTCTGATCGGATTTGCCGCCGAGAGCCGGCAAGGAGACGGCCATCTCGAAGCCCGGTTCGACCGAGCAATGGGGAACATTCCCGGCGTCGGAACCGTCTATCGGACGTTCGACGAGATGAGCGAGATGGTCATGGATGCCGATACGGCCAGTTTCAAGGAAGTGAAACTCGTCGAGTTCCCGACGCCGAACTCCTATGCGTTGGGATTCGTCACTGCGGAGACGCCAACTCGCTTCGAAGAACGGATCGACGACGGCGAGATGCTGACCCTGTACGTGCCGATGTCGCCGAACCCCGTCATGGGTGGCTACGTCATCTATGTCCCGAAAGACCGCTGTGTGGACGTCGATATGAGCGTCGAAGCAGGGATCAAGTCGATTATGACCAGCGGCGTCTCGATCGGTGAGGGAACGACAGCCGAGGAGATCGAAACCGTGCTCCCCGACGCCGAGGATTTCCCCGTCGACTTGCCGATGACCGACGAAGACGACGACTCGACGACGGGTGACAGCCAGTGA
- a CDS encoding archease produces MSFELREHTADVAVEATGETLGDAFAATADGMAAAMCETVPTTGDRFRCTVTAESRDALLFDYLDELIYQRDVRGVLPVDNRATVSQSAGEWQLDGSTRGVPLASITAREVKAVTYSEMVVEEVPEGWYTYVVVDV; encoded by the coding sequence GTGAGCTTCGAACTGCGAGAGCACACGGCAGACGTGGCTGTCGAGGCGACGGGAGAGACACTCGGAGACGCATTTGCAGCGACAGCCGACGGCATGGCTGCAGCGATGTGTGAGACGGTCCCGACAACTGGCGACCGGTTTCGTTGTACCGTCACTGCCGAAAGTCGGGATGCACTCCTGTTCGATTATCTCGACGAGCTCATCTACCAGCGAGACGTGCGGGGTGTCTTACCAGTCGATAATCGCGCGACTGTCAGCCAGTCTGCAGGCGAATGGCAGCTCGATGGCAGTACACGCGGTGTCCCCCTTGCCTCGATCACGGCCCGTGAGGTCAAGGCGGTGACGTATTCAGAGATGGTCGTCGAAGAAGTCCCGGAGGGCTGGTACACGTACGTCGTCGTCGACGTCTGA
- the katG gene encoding catalase/peroxidase HPI, producing the protein MRERNQNWWPNQLDLGILDQNARDDNPYGDDFDYAAEFRKLDLDAVKADLEELMTDSKDWWPADYGHYGPLFIRMAWHSAGTYRTTDGRGGAAGGTQRLPPLDSWPDNANLDKARRLLWPIKQKYGRKLSWADLIVLAGNVAMESMGFETFGFAGGREDDFAPDEAVDWGPEMEMESSERFGEDGDLENPLGATVMGLIYVNPEGPDGEPAPEESAENIRESFSRMAMNDEETVALIAGGHTFGKVHGADTDDNLGPEPAEAPLEQQGLGWDNEHGSGKGKDTITSGIEGPWNTTPTEWDMGYIDNLLEYQWWPEKGPGGAWQWTTQNGELDESAPGVEDPEEKEDVMMLTTDIALKRDPDYREILERYQDNMMAFGINFAKAWYKLIHRDMGPPERFLGPEVPEEDMIWQDPLPAADYDLIDDTDVAALKEQILDAELSRSQLVKTAWASASTYRDSDKRGGANGARIRLEPQRSWEVNEPAELEAVLDTYEDIQAAFNDARSDDVRVSLADLIVLGGNAAVEQAAADAGYDVTVPFEPGRTDATAEQTDVESFQALKPAADGFRNYVGEEAERKPEEILLDQAELLNLTVPELTVLVGGMRQLGATYGETERGVFTDEPGTLSNDFFENLLDMDYEWAKADDGNGYEIRDRETGAVEWTGSRVDLIFGSNARLRAVSQVYGADDGEEKFVSDFVEAWSKVMRLDRFDLTHSN; encoded by the coding sequence ATGCGAGAACGCAACCAAAACTGGTGGCCAAACCAGTTGGATCTCGGGATTCTCGACCAGAATGCCCGGGACGACAATCCCTACGGAGACGATTTCGATTATGCTGCGGAGTTCCGAAAGCTCGATCTCGACGCCGTGAAGGCCGATCTCGAAGAGCTGATGACCGATTCGAAAGACTGGTGGCCTGCGGACTACGGGCACTACGGACCGCTGTTTATCCGGATGGCCTGGCACAGCGCTGGGACGTATCGAACCACGGACGGCCGGGGCGGGGCCGCAGGCGGTACCCAGCGCTTGCCGCCGCTTGACAGTTGGCCGGACAACGCGAACCTCGATAAGGCACGACGCCTCCTTTGGCCGATCAAACAGAAGTACGGACGCAAGCTCTCCTGGGCTGATCTGATCGTCTTGGCCGGTAACGTCGCTATGGAGTCGATGGGCTTCGAAACCTTCGGCTTTGCCGGTGGACGGGAAGACGACTTTGCCCCCGACGAAGCTGTCGACTGGGGGCCGGAAATGGAGATGGAGTCTTCCGAACGCTTCGGTGAGGATGGAGACCTCGAAAACCCGCTCGGTGCCACTGTCATGGGCCTGATCTACGTGAATCCGGAAGGCCCGGACGGCGAGCCGGCTCCCGAAGAATCGGCGGAGAACATCCGCGAGTCGTTCAGCCGGATGGCGATGAACGACGAGGAAACGGTCGCCCTCATCGCCGGCGGTCACACGTTTGGAAAAGTTCACGGTGCCGACACCGACGACAACCTGGGTCCCGAGCCTGCCGAGGCCCCGCTCGAACAGCAGGGTCTTGGCTGGGACAACGAGCACGGCTCGGGCAAGGGCAAAGACACGATCACCAGCGGGATCGAGGGTCCATGGAACACGACGCCGACCGAGTGGGACATGGGTTACATCGACAACCTGCTGGAGTACCAGTGGTGGCCCGAGAAGGGTCCCGGCGGCGCGTGGCAGTGGACGACCCAGAACGGTGAACTCGACGAATCCGCGCCCGGTGTCGAGGATCCCGAGGAGAAAGAGGACGTGATGATGCTCACGACGGACATCGCCCTCAAACGGGATCCGGACTACCGAGAGATCCTCGAACGCTATCAGGACAACATGATGGCGTTCGGGATCAACTTCGCGAAAGCCTGGTACAAGCTGATCCACCGCGATATGGGACCGCCAGAGCGGTTCCTCGGCCCGGAAGTACCAGAAGAAGACATGATCTGGCAGGATCCGCTGCCAGCTGCCGATTATGACCTAATCGACGATACCGACGTCGCGGCCCTCAAAGAGCAGATCCTCGACGCCGAGCTGTCCCGCTCACAGCTGGTCAAGACTGCCTGGGCGTCGGCCTCGACCTACCGCGACAGCGACAAACGGGGCGGCGCCAACGGCGCTCGGATCCGGCTAGAGCCCCAGCGGAGCTGGGAAGTCAACGAACCCGCGGAACTGGAGGCGGTACTGGACACCTACGAGGATATTCAGGCCGCGTTCAACGACGCCCGGTCCGACGATGTGCGCGTCTCGCTGGCTGATTTGATCGTCCTTGGCGGCAACGCGGCAGTCGAACAGGCGGCGGCTGACGCCGGCTACGACGTGACAGTCCCCTTCGAGCCTGGCCGGACGGATGCCACAGCCGAACAGACCGACGTCGAGTCCTTCCAGGCACTGAAGCCCGCGGCCGATGGCTTTCGCAACTACGTCGGCGAGGAGGCCGAGCGCAAACCCGAGGAGATTCTCCTCGATCAGGCCGAGTTACTGAATCTGACCGTCCCAGAGCTGACGGTGCTCGTCGGCGGAATGCGCCAGCTCGGGGCGACCTATGGCGAGACCGAGCGGGGAGTGTTCACCGACGAGCCCGGAACGCTCTCGAATGACTTCTTCGAGAACCTGCTGGATATGGACTACGAGTGGGCGAAAGCCGACGACGGGAACGGCTACGAGATCCGGGACCGCGAGACGGGTGCCGTCGAGTGGACTGGCTCGCGCGTCGATCTCATCTTCGGTTCGAACGCTCGCCTTCGCGCAGTCTCCCAGGTCTACGGGGCCGACGATGGCGAGGAGAAGTTCGTCTCCGACTTCGTCGAGGCCTGGAGCAAAGTCATGCGACTCGACCGCTTCGACCTGACCCACTCGAACTAA
- a CDS encoding RtcB family protein, whose amino-acid sequence MTTYDAGEFTLEKVREYVWEIPQEGDMRVPARVLASEDLLDEISDDRSLKQLQQTAHLPGIQEYALAMPDAHQGYGFPVGGVAGIDAENGVISPGAVGYDINCLPGSTDVRLSFGRRIQLEDLRERFEDERAIVAGNELTDSPIRLFTESGTKPVYRVETTEGRSIEATDDHPFLTPDGMVELGDLESGDETIVQPFRGLEHEEPEAFTILTEDDFADTNPQLTRVLKDRDLLPLRSTDEELNHLLKIIGFHLGDGSLGGEGQLWFYGEPEDLESIREDVRAIGFKPSKVYSRDRQHEIDGSSFEATEHSFKTTSKALRRLLIELGLPNGSKISSGFSTPWYLDRLTDWQRALFYSAFFGAEMNAPTAQHDKNLYCPKVSQNRTVETAEAGRAFFEDMAAFLADVGIETNEIESFETDSNRDHDTIRLRLGIKNDSKNLIRFFSTVGYRYNLDKQRRAIKAIEYLERKEREIERRERTASEVRARADGGGPVRELKDEYDINDRFIERSVWSGREGRPRPGERFPDFEDFVEDFEVRENLTVTTTIESIEHAGEKPVYDIGVEHDAHNFLADGFVVSNCGVRMLKTNLTYSDVQGREEALVDALFEAIPTGLGGGGVVQTDVDTLEAVLERGVDWALQEGYAVEGDLAHCEDEGVRPEADAEAVSKKAKDRGRQQLGSLGSGNHFLEVQRVTDVYRADVAESFGLEDDQIVVLIHCGSRGLGHQICTDYLREIEQTHQGLLEQLPNKELAAAPAGSHLAEEYYAAMNAAINFAWVNRQLIMHRTREVFADVFDRDWRDMEMELLYDVAHNIAKKETHSVDRGDPENSGGAVESTERELFVHRKGATRAFPAGHPEVPAAYRDVGQPIIIPGSMGSGSYVLRGGQNSMEETFGSTAHGAGRLMSRTEAKDTYWGEDVQDELQDHQQIYVRAQSGATVAEEAPGVYKDVDGVVRISDELGIGDRVARTFPVCNIKG is encoded by the coding sequence ATGACTACCTACGATGCCGGCGAGTTCACCTTAGAGAAAGTCCGGGAGTACGTCTGGGAGATTCCCCAGGAGGGCGACATGCGTGTCCCGGCGCGTGTGCTCGCCAGCGAGGACCTCCTCGATGAAATCAGCGATGACCGTTCGCTCAAACAGCTGCAGCAGACGGCCCACCTCCCAGGAATTCAGGAGTATGCCTTGGCGATGCCGGACGCACACCAGGGCTATGGCTTCCCCGTCGGCGGTGTCGCTGGCATCGATGCCGAAAACGGGGTGATTTCGCCCGGAGCAGTTGGTTACGACATCAACTGCTTGCCGGGCTCGACAGACGTCCGGCTGTCGTTCGGGCGGCGAATACAACTGGAAGACCTTCGGGAACGCTTCGAGGACGAGCGAGCGATCGTCGCCGGAAACGAACTGACGGACTCGCCGATTCGGCTGTTCACGGAGTCCGGCACGAAACCGGTATACCGCGTGGAAACGACGGAGGGGCGTTCGATCGAGGCAACGGATGACCATCCGTTTCTAACGCCGGACGGGATGGTCGAACTCGGAGATCTTGAATCCGGGGACGAAACGATCGTCCAGCCGTTTCGGGGGCTGGAACACGAGGAACCCGAAGCGTTCACAATCCTCACCGAAGACGATTTCGCTGACACAAATCCGCAGTTGACGCGAGTGCTGAAGGATCGGGACTTGCTGCCGCTTCGATCGACCGACGAGGAACTGAACCATCTCCTGAAGATCATCGGATTCCACCTCGGCGACGGATCGCTCGGGGGAGAGGGTCAACTGTGGTTCTACGGCGAGCCGGAGGATCTCGAATCGATCCGCGAGGACGTCAGGGCGATCGGTTTCAAACCGTCGAAAGTCTACTCGCGGGATCGCCAGCACGAAATCGACGGATCGTCATTCGAGGCAACCGAGCACAGTTTCAAGACGACGTCGAAAGCACTCAGACGATTGCTCATTGAACTCGGCCTTCCAAACGGGTCGAAGATTTCGTCCGGGTTCTCGACGCCGTGGTATCTCGATCGCTTGACCGACTGGCAACGCGCGCTGTTCTACAGCGCGTTCTTCGGTGCGGAGATGAACGCGCCGACCGCCCAACACGACAAGAACCTCTACTGTCCGAAAGTCTCCCAGAACAGGACGGTCGAGACGGCTGAGGCAGGTCGAGCGTTCTTCGAAGACATGGCGGCGTTCCTCGCCGATGTTGGGATCGAAACGAACGAAATCGAATCGTTCGAGACGGATTCGAACCGCGATCACGACACGATCCGGCTACGTCTGGGAATCAAAAACGACTCCAAGAACCTGATCCGTTTTTTCTCGACCGTGGGATATCGGTACAACCTGGACAAACAGCGACGGGCGATCAAGGCTATCGAATATCTCGAACGAAAGGAGCGCGAGATCGAGCGACGGGAACGGACCGCCAGTGAGGTGCGAGCCCGAGCCGATGGTGGAGGGCCTGTCCGAGAGCTAAAAGACGAGTACGACATCAACGACCGATTCATCGAGCGGAGCGTTTGGAGCGGTCGCGAAGGCCGACCGCGACCGGGCGAGCGGTTCCCCGACTTCGAAGACTTCGTTGAGGACTTCGAGGTTCGGGAAAACTTGACCGTCACGACAACCATCGAATCGATCGAACATGCCGGCGAGAAACCGGTCTACGACATCGGTGTCGAACACGACGCTCACAACTTCCTCGCAGACGGGTTTGTCGTGTCGAACTGCGGAGTGAGAATGTTGAAAACGAATCTCACCTACAGCGACGTTCAGGGTCGCGAGGAGGCACTCGTCGACGCACTGTTCGAGGCGATTCCGACCGGTCTCGGCGGCGGCGGCGTCGTCCAGACTGACGTCGACACGCTCGAAGCAGTGCTCGAACGCGGCGTCGACTGGGCACTGCAAGAGGGTTACGCCGTCGAAGGCGATCTGGCCCACTGTGAAGACGAGGGGGTCCGTCCGGAGGCAGACGCCGAGGCGGTTTCGAAGAAGGCCAAAGACAGGGGGCGACAACAACTCGGGAGTCTGGGCAGCGGGAACCACTTCCTCGAAGTCCAGCGCGTCACGGACGTCTACCGTGCAGATGTCGCCGAGAGCTTCGGACTCGAAGACGACCAGATCGTAGTACTGATCCACTGTGGCTCGCGGGGACTGGGCCACCAGATCTGTACCGACTACCTGCGAGAGATCGAACAGACCCACCAGGGCTTGCTAGAGCAACTGCCGAACAAGGAACTCGCGGCCGCCCCCGCCGGGAGTCACCTCGCCGAGGAGTACTACGCCGCGATGAACGCGGCGATCAACTTCGCGTGGGTCAACCGCCAGCTCATCATGCATCGGACGCGGGAGGTCTTTGCGGATGTCTTCGATCGGGACTGGCGAGACATGGAGATGGAATTACTGTACGACGTCGCCCACAACATCGCCAAAAAGGAGACCCACAGCGTCGACAGGGGCGACCCAGAAAACAGCGGTGGCGCCGTCGAAAGCACAGAGCGTGAGCTGTTCGTCCACCGCAAGGGGGCGACACGGGCGTTCCCGGCCGGCCATCCCGAAGTGCCGGCCGCGTATCGCGACGTCGGTCAGCCGATCATCATTCCGGGAAGCATGGGATCGGGAAGTTACGTCCTCCGTGGTGGCCAGAATTCCATGGAGGAGACGTTCGGCTCGACAGCTCACGGAGCGGGCCGGCTGATGTCCCGGACGGAAGCGAAAGACACCTACTGGGGCGAAGACGTCCAAGACGAGCTACAGGACCACCAGCAGATCTACGTCAGAGCCCAGAGCGGTGCGACCGTCGCCGAAGAGGCCCCAGGCGTCTACAAGGATGTCGACGGGGTGGTTCGGATCTCGGACGAACTCGGCATCGGGGATCGGGTCGCCCGAACGTTCCCGGTCTGTAACATTAAGGGCTGA
- a CDS encoding type IV pilin, whose translation MGAPESDDRAISEMLAVVTLVGMALLLVVGIGLNVLLLAPSDSSGPNANFTFRYVEQTSALIVTHEEGDALPAGDVYVDGQEGNVTWAALAGWEDSRLIEEGDIVQVAEGGAYGAPIQQSDQLSIVWWNASANGTAELDRWTGTDGV comes from the coding sequence ATGGGCGCGCCCGAATCCGATGACCGTGCGATATCCGAGATGCTGGCCGTCGTCACGCTCGTCGGGATGGCCTTGTTACTCGTTGTCGGGATCGGTCTGAACGTCCTTTTGCTCGCGCCCAGCGATTCCAGTGGTCCCAATGCTAACTTCACGTTCCGGTACGTCGAGCAGACCAGTGCGTTGATCGTGACACACGAAGAGGGCGACGCCCTTCCGGCCGGAGACGTCTACGTCGACGGTCAAGAGGGGAACGTAACGTGGGCGGCCCTCGCCGGATGGGAGGACTCGAGACTGATCGAAGAAGGCGACATCGTCCAGGTCGCCGAGGGCGGGGCCTACGGCGCGCCGATCCAGCAGAGCGATCAGCTCAGTATCGTCTGGTGGAACGCCTCGGCGAACGGAACCGCGGAACTGGACCGTTGGACGGGCACAGACGGTGTGTGA
- a CDS encoding mechanosensitive ion channel family protein: protein MQSPVVAPSSVFATPPTEGSGVTRAAEVVPTWVPSWAIDLVAVVVVLVGAWLLSRGLVTLFGRRIARHFRRPSLTRTFLSGIRAGVSVLALLVILRIFGLKLGDIALSVTVFSAVVGVVLAPIVGSVISGIFLLADQPYEIGDMVELADTNRRGFVEDITLRYTKIFTLDNTFLVIPNGAIRDRDVVNYSAEDPRTRQSIDIVVTYEGDLDTARDRFERAARSVDGVIGGGPDIRVGAARYPAGPTCYINEFGDHGITLTLRFWIKEPYKLLATRSRVQTAIWETLEDIDVEIAYPHSHLVFDETSGELPVRQERHSERRADTESMRPDTNRESPADSSSD from the coding sequence ATGCAATCGCCCGTCGTTGCCCCCTCGTCGGTTTTTGCGACGCCACCCACCGAGGGGTCGGGCGTGACACGCGCCGCTGAAGTGGTACCGACCTGGGTCCCGAGCTGGGCGATCGATCTCGTCGCCGTGGTAGTCGTGTTGGTTGGTGCCTGGCTCCTTTCTCGGGGGCTGGTGACCCTTTTTGGCCGACGCATTGCCAGACACTTTCGCCGACCGAGCCTCACCCGGACGTTTCTCAGCGGGATTCGAGCCGGTGTGTCTGTCCTCGCGTTGCTGGTGATCCTGCGAATCTTTGGCTTGAAACTGGGTGATATTGCGCTCTCAGTGACCGTCTTCTCGGCCGTGGTCGGTGTCGTCCTCGCACCGATCGTCGGCAGCGTCATCAGCGGGATCTTCTTGCTGGCCGACCAGCCCTACGAAATCGGCGATATGGTGGAACTCGCCGATACGAATCGCCGAGGGTTCGTCGAAGATATTACGCTCCGGTACACGAAGATTTTCACGCTCGATAATACGTTTTTGGTCATCCCGAACGGAGCCATCCGCGACCGCGACGTCGTGAACTATTCGGCCGAGGACCCACGAACCCGACAGTCAATCGATATCGTCGTCACCTACGAAGGAGATCTCGACACCGCCCGGGATCGCTTCGAACGAGCGGCCCGCTCCGTCGACGGCGTTATCGGTGGCGGACCAGATATTCGCGTCGGCGCCGCCCGATACCCGGCCGGGCCGACCTGTTATATCAACGAGTTCGGCGATCACGGGATTACATTGACCCTGCGATTCTGGATCAAGGAACCGTACAAACTCTTGGCGACGCGATCACGCGTCCAGACGGCGATCTGGGAGACACTCGAAGACATCGACGTCGAGATCGCCTACCCACACTCCCATCTCGTCTTCGACGAAACTAGCGGCGAGTTACCGGTCCGGCAAGAGAGACACAGCGAACGTCGAGCCGACACAGAATCGATGCGACCCGATACGAACCGAGAGTCACCGGCTGACTCGTCGTCAGACTAA